A genomic window from Cyprinus carpio isolate SPL01 chromosome B9, ASM1834038v1, whole genome shotgun sequence includes:
- the LOC109083486 gene encoding FUN14 domain-containing protein 1 isoform X2, giving the protein MADRGEDVDAESEDELYEVVNITDYARRHQWWSLVFGNSTGPIAEKYSVASQIMMGGVTGWCTGYLFQRVGKIVATAVGGGFLLLQIANHSGYVQVDWRKVEKDVNKAKKHLKKKANKAAPELNSFIEESTEFVKRNIVISGGFVGGFLLGLAS; this is encoded by the exons ATGGCGGATCGCGGTGAAG ATGTAGATGCAGAGAGTGAAGATGAGTTATATGAGGTGGTTAACATCACAGATTATGCCAGGAGGCATCAATGGTGGAGTCTTGTTTTTGGGAACAGTACAGGACCCATTGCAGAAAAGTACTCCGTGGCTTCACAGATCATGATGGGCGGAGTGACAGGATG GTGTACTGGTTATCTTTTTCAGAGAGTTGGAAAAATTGTGGCTACTGCTGTTGGAGGGGGATTTCTTTTGCTACAA ATTGCCAACCACAGTGGCTATGTGCAGGTTGACTGGAGGAAAGTGGAAAAGGATgtcaataaagcaaaaaagcATTTGAAGAAAAAGGCAAACAAAGCAGCCCCTGAGCTCAATTCCTTTATAGAAGAA TCGACAGAATTTGTGAAGAGGAATATTGTTATCTCGGGTGGATTTGTTGGAGGATTTCTGCTGGGCCTGGCATCCTAA
- the LOC109083486 gene encoding FUN14 domain-containing protein 1 isoform X1 produces MSFYLYVAEYIQNRALLSGLMFQCKVRWLVTLLSLLNTYDVDAESEDELYEVVNITDYARRHQWWSLVFGNSTGPIAEKYSVASQIMMGGVTGWCTGYLFQRVGKIVATAVGGGFLLLQIANHSGYVQVDWRKVEKDVNKAKKHLKKKANKAAPELNSFIEESTEFVKRNIVISGGFVGGFLLGLAS; encoded by the exons atgtctttttaccTGTATGTCGCTGAATACATTCAGAATAGAGCCTTGCTCTCAGGTTTGATGTTTCAGTGTAAGGTGCGATGGTTGGTGAccttattatcattgttaaataCCTACG ATGTAGATGCAGAGAGTGAAGATGAGTTATATGAGGTGGTTAACATCACAGATTATGCCAGGAGGCATCAATGGTGGAGTCTTGTTTTTGGGAACAGTACAGGACCCATTGCAGAAAAGTACTCCGTGGCTTCACAGATCATGATGGGCGGAGTGACAGGATG GTGTACTGGTTATCTTTTTCAGAGAGTTGGAAAAATTGTGGCTACTGCTGTTGGAGGGGGATTTCTTTTGCTACAA ATTGCCAACCACAGTGGCTATGTGCAGGTTGACTGGAGGAAAGTGGAAAAGGATgtcaataaagcaaaaaagcATTTGAAGAAAAAGGCAAACAAAGCAGCCCCTGAGCTCAATTCCTTTATAGAAGAA TCGACAGAATTTGTGAAGAGGAATATTGTTATCTCGGGTGGATTTGTTGGAGGATTTCTGCTGGGCCTGGCATCCTAA